ATTGTATAAAGCTTTTCTCATATCCCATATTTTATACAATCTATCTTTTCCATCTTTTAACAATGGACGATTGTCAGGATTAATTCTTTTGATTAAATCCTCAACAGGAACATATAAAAAAATAGTTTTATGATTTTTTAAGAATAATCTATTTTCTTTTCTTAAGATAATTCCCCCACCTGTTGCTACAATTGCATTTTTCGCTTCTGTATTTTTTAAAACCTTTGATTCTAAATTTCGAAAATATTCTTCTCCTTTTTTTGAAAAAAGGTTATTAATGGTGGTGTTTTCAATCTTTTCAATTTCTTTGTCAAGGTCTATAAAGGACATATTGAGAATCTTGCTTAATTTATTACCAAGTGTGGTCTTGCCAGAACCCATCATTCCAATTAGATAAATTGGCACTATTATACCTCCTTGCTATTTCCTCAACATTATCATTTCCAAATTGATTAATAATACTTTTTGCAATAACTAATGCTACAGCATTTTCAAGAATAACCACACTCGCTGGAATAACAGTTACATCTGATCGAATATATGGAGATTTTGTATTTTCTCCTGTTGCAAGATTTATGGAATTTAACGGTTTTGCAAGTGTAGGGATTGGTTTGAGAAAAACAGTAATCTCAATATTCTCACCATTGGTAAAACCTGCTTCAATTCCACCGGCATTGTTTGATTTTCTCTTGATTTTATTTTTTTCTTTTTCATAATAAAATTCATCATGATATTCTCTTCCTGAAAGTGAAAAGTCATTATTGCCTATTATCAATCCTTTAACAGAAGGGATTGTCATTATAATTTGTCCAAGTTGTGAATCCAATCTTTCAAATATGCTTGAGTATCCACCAATTCCAGGGTTTATATTTTTTACAATGATTTTTACGCTTCCTCCGAGCGTATCGCCATTTGTTTTAGCATTATCAATATACTCTTTTGCTTCCTCTGTTAAAATATCGTTTTTTAATTTTATCTTCCCTATACTTTCAACATATCCTTCTATTTCAATATTTAAAAGATTGAGAAATTGCTTTGCAATATTTCCAAGAGCTGTAAGAACAACGGTCCAACGAGCGCTATTCCTTTCAGGATATATATTTAAATCAGGTAACTTATATTTCATATATGAGCTATAATCACCGTGGCCGGGACGAGGAATGCTTCTAACTTCTTTTTCTGTATTTTTACCTTTGTTCTCAATTAATACTGAAATTGGAGCGCCTGTGGTGATGCCTTTCCATATTCCTGAGACAATTTCAACTTTATCATTTTCTATTTTCATACGTTTTCCACGGCCATATCCTTCCTGGCGTCTTTTTAAATCTTCATTTATCTTTTCAATATTTATCTTTAATCCTGCTGGAAATCCAGTTAAAGTGCCAATCATCACCGGCCCATGAGAATCACCTGAAATTACAAAATCCATACTATCAACTCCATAAACAATTGTTTTCAGTGTAAATTATACCATCTTCATTGGAAGTTTCTTTATGTTGGAAAAATAAAAGTTAAGTTTAAGAATAAAAAACACGAGTAAAAAAGTGAATGAAGTCTTGAAATTTCCCTAACGGAAATATTGCGTGAGCCGGAACAGCAAAAGTATTGTGAAAAATAAAAACGAATGAAGACTCGAAGAACGCCCGAAAAAACTGCGAATGGAGAGGGTCAAAAAAACAGGATGTTTTTTTGAGCGCAGCTTCTGCAGGGATGCAGAATCTAAGCGACCCCGCGAATATGAGCAGTTTTTGAGGATCAGCGTTCGAGTTGTCTGAAAGTAGTTTTTTATTTTTCACAATTATAAGAAATTTCACCGCCTGAAGAAACCTTTTTAGGAGTGTTTTTTATAGAGCAAGGATCAGAAATTCTTGCCGTCTGAGAGAATATTATTTTTCTACTTTCAAAGAGATTTTTCGAAGATTAGCACTCAAGTTGCCTGAAAAAGCTTTTATTTTTCACAATATATCATTTAAAATCTGACAAATTTGGATATATTTCCAGTTTTATGATATAATTAAACTTGAAAAATTATATTAAATACAAATTTGAGGTGAGAGTATGATTGATAATGAGCTAAAGAAAAAATTAATGGCATTTCAGAAAAATGAAATTACAGAACACCATGTTTATAAACACCTTTCCAAAAGAATTAAAGGAAAAAACGCTAAAATCTTAGAAAACATAGCAAAAGATGAGTATAAGCATTATAACATCTTAAAAAAATATACAGAAACCGAAGTATCTCCTAATTCATTTTTAGTATTCTGGTATGTTTTATTATCCTACATCTTTGGACTAACCTTTGCCTTAAATGCAATGGAAAAAGGAGAAGAAAATGCTCAAAGAGTTTATGAAGAAGCAAAAGATGTTATTCCTGAATTCAAAGAAATTATCCTTGATGAAAATGTTCATGAAAAGAAATTATTAGGTCTTATTGATGAAGAAAAAATACAGTATGTAAGTTCAATGGTTTTGGGGTTAAATGATGCACTTGTTGAATTAACTGGTACATTAGCAGGTTTAACCTTTGCATTTCAAAATTCAAGACTTGTTGCATTATCAGGATTAATTACCGGAATTGCAGCCTCATTTTCAATGGCGGCATCAGAGTATTTATCTCAACGAGCGGATAAAAATTCCAAGAATCCTTTAAAAGCTTCTATTTATACGGGAATTGCATATATATTTACTGTAATTTTGCTTGTTGCTCCTTATTTTATCTTCTCAAATCCAATGATTTCATTAATATTTACAATGATTAATGCAGTTATAGTAATTGTATTCTTTTCATTCTTTGTTTCTGTGGTTCAGGAAAAAACATTTAAACATTATTTCTTTGAAATGCTCTTTATTAGCTTTGGAGTAATGGCATTATCCTTTGTAATAGGTCTTATAGCAAGGGCTTTCTTTAATATAGAAGTTTAGTAGAAAAATCAATTATAAAAACCTCTCAATAATATCATCAATCAAAACTCTTTCATCATCTTCAAAAGAGTAATAGCCTAAAGCAACGCGTTTTTGACCAAGACCATATTTAATAGCAAAATCCCTAACCTTACCTTTTGGATAAGGAGTAATGGGCCATTTAATATCGTATCGAACACAATTTCTTAAAAACACATCAAAGATTTTCATTTCCTCATCACTGAGCTTAAAATAGTTAAACACAAATTCCTTAAAGTTCTTTGTTTTCTTAAAAAGCTCAGTGATGAGTTTTTTTCTTGCTAAATAAAATGGTGAAATATTATATTCCGAATCTTCAACATCTTCAGAATTCAATAATCTTCTTTCAGCTTTCTTCAAATCAAAATCACTCATCATAACATTAAAAAAATACATCTTCTCATAATCCCTTGAAAAATATTTAATGGTTTTTTCCTTATTACCTTCAAAAATCAATTTCAAAATATGACTCTTTGTAAAAAATGGTTTTTCTATTAATGTTGTATATGTTGAGAAGAATAATATTGGGATTTTATGATTTTTAACTTTTTCTATGATGGAAAGGTTATCTCTGAAATTATGAGAGATAATTTTTTTAAAACTTCTATTTCTGAAAAAGCTTTTATTATTATAAACCTCTTCAAAATCAGATTTAATCTCAAAAGATACATTATTCTTATAATTCATAACAACGGATGAAATATCAAATAAATTTAAAGACTTATTTATTTTATATACCTCAAAAATCGTATCAAACCAGTTATAGGTATAATTTAAATCATCGAAATAATAGCCAATATAATATTCAAGTAAATTTGCAGGAATTAAAGCCTTCTTTTTATCTTCATTTCTCATCCACCATGCAGCACCATTTAAACCATTACACATCATAGTTGGATGTGGAAAGTCTTTTGCAAGAAAATAACCTTCTATGAATAATTCATATGCTTTATTATATTCTTTATTCTTAATATGTTCTCTTGCTTGAGAATATTTTAAGATAGCTTTATCTACATTATTTTCTTCATAATTATCAGAATACGCTTTAAAATCCTTATCGAGGATATTATATTTTGTATTCAATAATTTTAAACCAGGAATCATTAAATTCCTGGCATATTCAGAAATATTCTTAAAGTTATTTCTTAGATATTCACATTCTTTTTTAGCCATATCAAATTGATTATTTTTTACATAAAGAGATATGAGTTCAAATCTTGCAAGTTCTCTTAATATTGTTGTTGTTGTTGTTGTTGTTGCAATAATTTTATTTGCATAAAATATTGCCATATTTTTGTTTTTCTTCCAAATATTTTTTAATAATAATAAATAATATTCTACAGATTTTTCTTTAGTTTTAGAAAGAATGTAATTAGAAATTGGATTTGAATAATATCCGTATCTAACAATGGAAACAATATCCTTTATATGAGAAGTCATGTTAATCATCCTTTTACAAAGAGTTAATTATTATGTTTCAATAAAATTCGAAAACCAAGAAACTTTATGGACTTTTTGGAATGAAATTTGAAAAATAAAAATATAAAAATAGTCAAAAATAGGAAATAAGCTTCTTTTATAATTATTACAAAAAAAAAAACAAAAATTAAAAAAATGAAAATTAATTAAAATGGAATAAAAATCCGATTCTCAAATGTTGATAAAAGCGGATTTTTATTTTAGAAAAAACACTTGCAAGTCATGTTAGAAATGATAAAATTTAAAGCAGGAGGTGGGACAATGAAAAAAATAATTATATTAATAATTGTAGGAATTATTATGTTTTCAACAATAATATTTGCAGGGGATAATGATGACGAGTATGCTACTCATTCAGCCAACCCTCAAATTCAAACTGAATTTTCTAAATAATTAAACACAATCTAATTTTAATTTTTATATCTACGTAGATATTATATCAAAAAATTAAATCTTTTCAGCCGGCTGAAAGAAATCTGTTTTATTTTATCATATACATTATTTATATCTTTAAATTTGAAAGCATTTTTTATGAGTATATATATAAAATTGTAATAAGTGTGTAACTTAATAAATAGAAGGAGGTGCTTTTTTATGTTAAATGAAAGAAAGGATGAAAATATAATAAACAAAGAAGAGATTTTAGATTTTGGAATAAGTAATGATGAATTAAATGAACTTTTTTCATTAAGTGTTATTGTAATATGTGAAGGAGGTCAAGAGGGAGATTTAGGATAAAATAATGAATACAGGGCCCTGTATATCTATATGTGATTATGTATTATAATGAGGTGAAAAATGATAAAGTTTAAAAATTATTATTTAAATTATATAGGTATTAATAGAGCAAAAAGCAAGAAGATTATATTAACAAAAAATAGAAATATTATAATAAATAATGTATACCAATATCCCTTTATTATAAGTAACTTAAATAATAATTTATTAATCTCGATTTCGCCACAATATAAAGAATACATAATTTATACAAGTTTTATATTACAAAAAGAAATGGAAGTATTATCTTTATATAATATTTTGAAAAATAGATTAAAAAATGAAAATATTGATTTGATGCGAATATATACATTTGAAAGTAATGAATATACCTTTGATACACAAGAAGTAAAGATATTAAATTTAGAAGAAAAAGAAAAATATTTTACAATATTTAAAAATAAGAAATTCGATAAAATACTTTTAGAAAAATTATGGAATAGAAATATAAGAAAAATTTTAGAAAAACGTTTTTTTTACATAGAAAAAAATGGTGAAATTGTGTCATATTCATACATTTCTGATATTAATTTTAATGGAGGAAATATTATAGTATATACTAATCCAAAATGGAGAAATATGGGATTTGGTAAAAAAGTGGCAGGAGCCTCTGTAAAATGGTGTATTAATAATAATATTTTACCAATATATAGGGTATCAGAAAATAATAGTAACTCTATCCGTATTGCAGAAAAAATAGAACTTTTATTTAAAAAAAGAGAAATAGTTTTAAAAATAAAAGTAAGGAAATAGGAGGATTTTTTATGAATAGAGTTTGGAATTTTGAGATTGATTCTATTAAATATGTATTTGACGGAAACAATATAATAATAAAAAAAGAAAATAATATAAAAAATATAGAAAATGCAGATGAAACGATTTTTATAGATAAAAAAGGTTTAAGAACTTTAGCATTAAATGTAATAAATGATTGTAATTTAAAATGTGATTATTGTTTTGCAAATTTTGGATATTATAAAGATGGAAAAACAGTAATGAAATTTGAAATTGCTAAAAAGGCTGTAGATCTGTTATTGAATTCTGCAATAGAAAACGGTAATAAAGAAATAACAATAGCTTTTTTTGGAGGAGAACCACTTTTAAATTTTGATTTGATAAAAAAAGTAGTTGACTATGCAGAGAAAACAAAAAGTGATAATTTAGAGATCAAATATTTAATAACAACAAATGGAACATTGTTTGACCTTGAAAAAATTAAATTTATGAAAAAGTACAAATTCCAAATTACATTAAGTATCGATGGAGGAAAAGAGCTTCATAATTCTAATCGAAAATTTATTAATGGTAAAGGAAGTTTTGAAGTAATACAAAATAATTTCGAATTACTTTTAAAGTCATTTGTAGTGAATGCAAGAATAACAATTAATAATAAAAATTATAATATATTAAAGAGTATAAAAGAACTCAAAAATTTAGGTTTTAGAAGATTTACTTTTGCACCTGATTATAATTTGTCACAAGAAAATTTTGAAAAATATTTAGAAAGTTTATCTTCATTATTTGAATATTATTATAATTTAATATTAAAAAAGGAATACATTGATATAACGAACATAACTCGAGTATTAATGAATATATTATTTAGAATAAAAAAAATAAACCATTGTAATGCAGGATTAACCTATTTTTCGGTAGCTACAAATGGTAATATATATAGATGTCCTAGATTTACAGATGAAAAAGATTTTCTTTTAGGTAATATAAATAATCTTGAAATTAAAGATATAAATTATCATATAAAAAAATTAAGAAAAAATATTATTAATTATCATATGAATAGCCTAACTCATAAATGCAATAAATGCCCATTTTTATTTTTATGTGGTGGAGCATGTTACCATTATTCATATATAAATAATAAAACGGAATTTGATGTTGTTGAAAGAGAATGCACAGAAAAAACCTTAATATATGAAGAAACTATTAAATTAATCACTAAATTGAATGTAGAACAAAGAAAAGATTTTATACTATCTTTGAAAACCATTTGGAAAAATACAAAATTGTTATAATAGTTTTTTAGTGTATACGGTAAAATAAATTGGTTCTTTCTGATTTTATTTGATGAAAATGATTAAAAATAATATTATATTTAGGTTTAAATAAATAATATGGAGAATTTTATATTTTTCATTTGAACCTGGTATATAAATGTATTTTAATAAAAGTTTTTAAGTGTTTTCCGAAAAAAAACATAAATTGCCCCTTTATAAGGAAAAGGGTAAAAAATTGCCCTCCTGGAAAGAAAAAATTTTTGATGGGTAGTAAAATAGAAATATAACTCGTTGAAAGAAGAATAGGGTGATGAAACAATATGGAAGCACATGAAATTATTACAACGTGTAAGGAAACAGGAACAATAAAAGGAATAGCTAAAAAAATTGGTATATTGAAAAATATTTAAAATTTTTGGAAAAGTCAAAAATGTGATTTTGGAATACTGATGAATAATGAATTTTTACTTTAAAAAACACTTGAAAGTCATGTTAGAAATGGTAAAATTCAAAATAAGAGATGTAATTTAAATTGTCTAAATAAATTTCATTAATTAAATACTTTATATTTTTTTAAATATATAAATTATTATAACAAAAAATATAAGAACAGAAATAATTGAAAACTAATGAAAATAAGTTCTTATAAAGATAACATGGCAGGTGAAAAAATGTATAAGGAATCATACTACAATTATTTTTTAGAAATAGATGAAGTTCCAGTATTGGTTAATTTAAGAACAGGAGCGATAGCAGAAGTAAAGCGTGAAAATGTTCAAAAAATAAAAGAAATATTAAAAGGGAATATAGTTGATGAAGAATTATTTGAACAATTAAAATATGGTGGTTATATAGTAGAAGAAGGATATAATGAATATGAAGAAATAAAGATGAGAAATTATAAAGCGCGTTTTGATAATTCAAAAGCAATGTTTACAATAATACCAACATTTCAGTGTAATTTTGATTGTATATACTGTTATGAAACAAAAAGAAATAAAATAATGACAATAGAAAAAGCGGAAGAAATAGCAGATTATATTATAAATATAAGCAAAAACAAAAAAACGATTTCAATAGGGTGGTTTGGTGGAGAACCATTAATGAATTTTAAAGTTATTGAACATATAAATATGAAAATAATAGGAGAAAGTGAAGCAGAATTATTTTCATCAATGTCCTCAAATGGATATTTATTAAATTATATAGATGTATCAAAATTTGATGAGTTAAAAATAAAAAATGTGCAAATAACTCTTGATGGAATAGAAGAAACACATAATAAATATCGACCATTAATAGGTGGCGGAAAAACATTTGATAAAATAATAAAAGGAATAGAAAAATTATTTGAAAATACAGAAAAAACAAATGTATCAATAAGGGTAAATGTTGGTCCGGAAAATTATGATAAAATAGAAGAATTGTTTGAGTATCTTGAAAAATTTCCAAAAGAAAGAATGAAAATATATTTTAGATGGATATTTCAAGCATCTGAAAAAAATAAAGATTTTCATGTACATGTAAGAGATTTTAGAAAAGAAAATTCATTTACTAAACTCTCAAAATTATATGAAATGGCAATAAACAGAGGTTATAAAGTAATGTTGCCAATATTGAATGGAGATATGTATTGTGAATTTGATAATGTATATAATATGGTAATAGGACCGGAAGGGGAAATATATCCATGTACAGTTGCAGTAGAAGAAGGAATGGAAATGGGGAAAATAGAAAACGGAAAAATAAAACTGGAAACAAAAAAACATTTAAAATGGCATAGTCATAATGGATATGAAGATAAAAATTGTAAAGAGTGCAAAATATTACCATTATGTCATGGTGGGTGTAGAAATGCAGCATTAAATGGAAATAGAGGATGTCCTGAAGAAAAGCGAGAAACAGAAAGCTTTATAAAATTATGGTATAAGGTAAAAAAGTTTGAAAAAAAGATGGTGGTTAGATGAAAGCTTCCAGATACAATACCATTATAGAAAAAGAAGACGGAAGTCTTCTTCTTTTTAATGGAATAACAAATGCAATATTAAAAGTTGAAAAAAAGAATGCCGAAAGGATAAAAAAAATATTAAACGGAAAACTGGAAAATGAAGAAGAGATAAGTATATTAAAAAAAGGTGGATTCATAATAGAAAATGACAGAGACGAATTAAGCGATATAATAGCAAAATATAAAAAATTTCAATTTTCAAATGAATATTTTCATCTAACAATAACCATGACCACAAACTGTAATTTCAATTGTAAATACTGTTATCAAAGTCAGGCAAAAGAAATAAGTCAAAAACCATTTCAAATAAATAATATAAAAAAACAAACAATAGATTCAATAATAATGCTGGTAAAAGAAAAAATAAAAGAAAAAAAGCCAAAAATATTCAGCGTAACCTTCTGGGGTGGGGAACCATTACTTGAAAAAAATAAGATATTAAAAATAAGCAAGAATATAAAAAATATCTGTGAAAAAGAAAATATAGAATACGATGCATTTATAATAACAAACGGTTATTTACTTAATGAAACGACAATAAAAGAACTAAAAAAAGCTGGAGTAGGGAAATTAATAATAACTCTTGATGGAACAGAAGAAGAGCATAATAAATTAAGAATATTAAAAAATGGAAATGGGACATTTGAAAAAATATATGAAAATATCAAAAAAGCATCAAAAGAAATATTTGTAAAAATAAGAATAAATGTATTTCCACATAATGTAAATAGCATAAAAAGATTGATAGATAAAATATCAGAAGATAATTTAAAAGTTGAAATAGATTTAAGACAGGGAGAAATGGCAGATAACAATAAATTAAAATCATTTACATTAAAAGAATTTGCGAAAGTGGAAAGTGAATTATATAATTATATAATAGAAAAAATAGAATATTATAACTTCAATCCATTTGTAAGAATAAATCAGGCAAGATGCGATGCAACCAGTGTAAATTCTCTTGTAATTGATGCAGATGGGAAATTATACAAATGCTGGGGAGAAATAGGCGGAATATCAAAAGAAATAGGTGAATTAAAGGAAAACGGTAAAGTAGAATTAAATCACAGAAAAAATATATGGTTAGCCTTAGAACCATTTGATGAAGAGTGTAAAAATTGTAAAGTATTGCCATATTGTATGGGGGGATGCATACTGGGAAAAGTGCTGGCAGAAAAATATGGCGTAATAGAATATGGAAGAGAAAGATGCCTTCCAATAAAATATAATCTGGAAGAAATGATAGTATTAACAGAAAAAACATATAGGAGGCGAAAAAATGGAATTCGTAAATGAACCAAGAGAAGAAAATTTATTCTCATTCTGTGACTTTGGAAAAGACAAAGTTGAAAATTGTGACGAATGCTTTAATCAAGCATGTGAGCAAAATGCGAGTTGCAAAGGAGAAGACAAAGGATTCTGGGATTGGTGTGATTCCTGAACATGAAACAAATAAAAAAATTCCTGTATTTTCTGGTAAGGGATATATTAATATGGAAAAGCTACAAAACACAGGCAGTATTGGGGATACTGAGTGGATTCTTAGGATTATTGCAATTTGGATTCATGGGAAGGTTTATAGCCCAGGGGAATTACTTTCCAATGATAGAGCAGTATGGAGGAAACATACTGGCATATTTCATATCAGGAAGCGTATTCATGAGTTACACTACTCTCTCCTTAACAACATTCAAAAGTGTAATAAGACAGGAGCAGGTAATGGGAACAATAGAATACCTGCTCCTGTCGGAAACACCATTATGGGAAGTATTTATATACACAATCTTCTCAAGATTGGTATTTACAATAATAAACACAGGAATAGTATTTATATTCTTAATATACACATTTGATGTAGAAATAAAAATGAATATAATAGCATCAATAATATTATTGATAATAACAATGATAAGTTTAAGTGGAATAGGATTATTAAGTGCAGGGTTCATAATGCTAACCAAAAAAGGAGATCCAGTAAGTTGGGTATATTCATTCTTAACAGGAATGTTTTCAGGGATATACTATCCGGTGGAAATATTGCCAAAATGGATAAGGGGAGTATCGTATATACTGCCAACAACATATGCAATGGATGGATTGAGAAAAACATTAATAAAAGGATACAGTCTATACGAAATAAAAGAGGATATAATAATCCTGGTAATAATGACAGCAATAATATTACCAATAGGGATATACTGGTTCAGAGAATCATTTAACAAAGCCAGGAAATATGGCACAATATCGCAGTATTAGGAAGTGAAACAATGGAAAAAATAATAGAAATCAAAAACCTGACAAAAATATACAAAAATGGGATAAAAGCGCTGGAAAATATAAATCTAACAATAAACAAAGGAGAAAAAATAACAATATTTGGACCAAATGGAGCAGGAAAAACAACATTAATAAAAACAATAGGAATGTTCATAATACCGGATAAAGGAAAAATAACAATAAAAGGATATGACATAAAAAAAGAATCAAAACAAATAAAAAAATTAATATCAATAGCGACATCAAATGAAAGGTCATTCTATTACAGATTAAGCTTAGAAGAAAATCTAAACTTCTTTGGAATGTTAAACAACCTAACAGGAAAAGAATTAAAAAAGAAAGTGGAAAAAGGATTAAAAGAAATGGGGCTATATGAAACCAGAAAAATAAAGTATATGGAAGCATCAACGGGGATGAAGAGGAGATTAAATCTAGCAAGGGCATTAATAAAAGAAGCGGAAATATATTTACTTGATGAACCGACAAATGGAGTGGATATAGAAACGAAAATAAAGATATATGAAATAATGGAAGAGCTAAGTCAAAAAGGAAAAACAATAATCTTAGCCAGTCATGATGTAAGTGAAATAGAAAAAACAGACAGGATAGTGGTATTAAAAAAAGGGAAAATAACAGCAGACAAAAAAACAGGAGAAATCCTGGAAAAAACAACGAGAAAAAATGAAGAAAAATTGCTGGAATTAATCAAATGAGGCGAAAGCCTCATTTTGTTTTGATATGGTATAATTGAAGAGTAGAATGTGTGGTTTATAAAAACGAACTTTGAAAATCCATCGAAAGTGAGAAACTAATTAAAAATTTGCAGAATTGAAATTCTATAGTTTTTTTAATTAATTATTTATATTTCCTTTATTGCAAATACAAAAAAATTCTGGTAAAATTATATTTGGTTCTAATAATATATGCGCCCTCATAGTTCAATGGATAGAACGGCGGATTCCTAATCCGCAAATGGAGGTTCGATTCCTCCTGGGGGCACCACAAGATCCGGGAACTTCCCGGATTTTTTGTTATTACAAAAAGGAGTGTGACATTATGTGGTATCCCGGTCATATAAAAAAGGCAAAATCGAAAATTAAAACATATTTAAAAACTGTTCAGGGTGTTCTGGAATTAGTTGATGCTAGAGCTCCATATGCCAGCAGGGCTTATGAGTTTGAGGATTTATTTAAAGATAAGGATAGAATAATATTGTTTAATAAAATTGATATTGCAGACGAAAAACAGTTAAAATTCTGGAAAGATTATTATAAATCCAAAGGATATAAGGTTTTAGAAACTTCTTTAAAGAAGGTAAGTATAAAAAGCTTCTTAACTAAAGTTGTTTATAAAACATTTCCTAAAAAGTTTAGAGAATTGCGTGTAATGGTTGCTGGAATTCCTAATGTTGGTAAATCTACGCTAATAAATAGTTTAAAAGGTAAAAAATCATTACGCGTTGGAAATACACCAGGAGTTACCAAAGGCGTTCAATGGATAAGTGTGAATGATAATTTTATGTTGCTTGATACACCTGGAATTTTATATTCTGATATATACAATAAAAAAATTCTCTATAAATTAATACTTATTGGTTCAGTAAAACCAGAAGATGATGAAAAAGAGTTTGCAATAGAGTATGGATTTAACTTTTTCAAGGAAAAATATCCAGAGATTTTAAAAACAGCGCTTAAAGGAGATAATCCGCCGGAGGACTATTATGAATTTTTAAATATGTTTGCTAAAAAAAGAAACTTTATAAAGTCTGGAAATGAATACGATATAGAAAGAGCCATGAGTACATTTTTAAAGGAATTGTCAGATGGAAAATTTGGAAAGGTTGTATATGATTATCCGGAGGATTATGAGATATTAAAGTGAGGGATTAATATTTTAAATGAGGTAAATATTTTTGGAATAAACCTATTTAAAGAATTGATAAAACAGAAGAATATAAAAACATTACTGGCTATTGTAGAAGCCATAGATTCTGATATTGTCCATTTAAAGATTAATAACAACAAACAGATTATTATAAAAAATCCCGGAAAGAATTTTAAAGATATAAAACCCGGTGATTATATAAATATCTTAAATAATGAAAGCGAAAAAAAAGATATTGTACAGACCAGAGAA
This is a stretch of genomic DNA from Marinitoga piezophila KA3. It encodes these proteins:
- a CDS encoding chorismate synthase, which gives rise to MDFVISGDSHGPVMIGTLTGFPAGLKINIEKINEDLKRRQEGYGRGKRMKIENDKVEIVSGIWKGITTGAPISVLIENKGKNTEKEVRSIPRPGHGDYSSYMKYKLPDLNIYPERNSARWTVVLTALGNIAKQFLNLLNIEIEGYVESIGKIKLKNDILTEEAKEYIDNAKTNGDTLGGSVKIIVKNINPGIGGYSSIFERLDSQLGQIIMTIPSVKGLIIGNNDFSLSGREYHDEFYYEKEKNKIKRKSNNAGGIEAGFTNGENIEITVFLKPIPTLAKPLNSINLATGENTKSPYIRSDVTVIPASVVILENAVALVIAKSIINQFGNDNVEEIARRYNSANLSNWNDGFWQDHTW
- a CDS encoding VIT1/CCC1 transporter family protein → MIDNELKKKLMAFQKNEITEHHVYKHLSKRIKGKNAKILENIAKDEYKHYNILKKYTETEVSPNSFLVFWYVLLSYIFGLTFALNAMEKGEENAQRVYEEAKDVIPEFKEIILDENVHEKKLLGLIDEEKIQYVSSMVLGLNDALVELTGTLAGLTFAFQNSRLVALSGLITGIAASFSMAASEYLSQRADKNSKNPLKASIYTGIAYIFTVILLVAPYFIFSNPMISLIFTMINAVIVIVFFSFFVSVVQEKTFKHYFFEMLFISFGVMALSFVIGLIARAFFNIEV
- a CDS encoding GNAT family N-acetyltransferase gives rise to the protein MIKFKNYYLNYIGINRAKSKKIILTKNRNIIINNVYQYPFIISNLNNNLLISISPQYKEYIIYTSFILQKEMEVLSLYNILKNRLKNENIDLMRIYTFESNEYTFDTQEVKILNLEEKEKYFTIFKNKKFDKILLEKLWNRNIRKILEKRFFYIEKNGEIVSYSYISDINFNGGNIIVYTNPKWRNMGFGKKVAGASVKWCINNNILPIYRVSENNSNSIRIAEKIELLFKKREIVLKIKVRK
- a CDS encoding radical SAM/SPASM domain-containing protein, with product MNRVWNFEIDSIKYVFDGNNIIIKKENNIKNIENADETIFIDKKGLRTLALNVINDCNLKCDYCFANFGYYKDGKTVMKFEIAKKAVDLLLNSAIENGNKEITIAFFGGEPLLNFDLIKKVVDYAEKTKSDNLEIKYLITTNGTLFDLEKIKFMKKYKFQITLSIDGGKELHNSNRKFINGKGSFEVIQNNFELLLKSFVVNARITINNKNYNILKSIKELKNLGFRRFTFAPDYNLSQENFEKYLESLSSLFEYYYNLILKKEYIDITNITRVLMNILFRIKKINHCNAGLTYFSVATNGNIYRCPRFTDEKDFLLGNINNLEIKDINYHIKKLRKNIINYHMNSLTHKCNKCPFLFLCGGACYHYSYINNKTEFDVVERECTEKTLIYEETIKLITKLNVEQRKDFILSLKTIWKNTKLL
- a CDS encoding radical SAM/SPASM domain-containing protein — translated: MYKESYYNYFLEIDEVPVLVNLRTGAIAEVKRENVQKIKEILKGNIVDEELFEQLKYGGYIVEEGYNEYEEIKMRNYKARFDNSKAMFTIIPTFQCNFDCIYCYETKRNKIMTIEKAEEIADYIINISKNKKTISIGWFGGEPLMNFKVIEHINMKIIGESEAELFSSMSSNGYLLNYIDVSKFDELKIKNVQITLDGIEETHNKYRPLIGGGKTFDKIIKGIEKLFENTEKTNVSIRVNVGPENYDKIEELFEYLEKFPKERMKIYFRWIFQASEKNKDFHVHVRDFRKENSFTKLSKLYEMAINRGYKVMLPILNGDMYCEFDNVYNMVIGPEGEIYPCTVAVEEGMEMGKIENGKIKLETKKHLKWHSHNGYEDKNCKECKILPLCHGGCRNAALNGNRGCPEEKRETESFIKLWYKVKKFEKKMVVR